A single window of Synechococcus sp. C9 DNA harbors:
- the cpdA gene encoding 3',5'-cyclic-AMP phosphodiesterase codes for MYQPLRVVQITDTHLFADPHQVLLGCPTWVTLVKVLEHVQFFQPDVLLLTGDLSQDETPASYQNLVDLLRPLTCPIYWIGGNHDHMAPLTQQLTAGGLRPEKTFVQGGWRFILLHSPVPGAVGGTLTAGELAYLEEALHQSSEPTLIALHHPLFPVGSPWLDDSRLTNPEQFWHICDAHPQVKLVLCGHVHQERRWQRRGVTYLSSPSTCIQFAPQAQAFTLDTAFPGFRWLELDPQGTFRTGVTRVPCQWVVDARATGY; via the coding sequence GTGTACCAACCCCTGCGGGTCGTCCAGATCACCGATACCCACCTGTTTGCCGACCCGCATCAGGTGTTGCTGGGGTGCCCGACGTGGGTAACCTTAGTCAAAGTTTTGGAGCACGTACAGTTTTTTCAACCGGATGTACTGCTCTTGACGGGGGATTTATCCCAGGATGAAACCCCCGCCTCCTACCAAAACTTGGTGGATTTACTGCGCCCCTTGACCTGCCCGATTTACTGGATCGGGGGCAATCACGACCACATGGCACCCCTAACCCAGCAATTAACGGCGGGGGGGTTGCGCCCGGAAAAAACATTTGTCCAGGGGGGCTGGCGGTTTATCCTGCTCCATTCCCCAGTACCAGGGGCAGTGGGCGGCACCCTGACGGCAGGGGAACTGGCATACCTGGAAGAGGCGTTGCACCAGTCCTCGGAACCGACCCTGATCGCCCTGCACCATCCCCTATTCCCGGTGGGTTCCCCCTGGTTGGATGACAGCCGGTTGACGAACCCGGAGCAGTTTTGGCACATTTGCGATGCCCATCCCCAGGTCAAACTGGTACTGTGTGGACACGTCCATCAGGAACGCCGGTGGCAACGGCGGGGGGTGACCTATTTGAGTAGCCCGTCCACCTGTATTCAATTTGCCCCCCAAGCCCAGGCATTTACCTTGGATACCGCCTTTCCTGGCTTCCGCTGGCTGGAACTTGACCCCCAGGGAACTTTCCGTACCGGGGTCACCCGGGTGCCGTGCCAATGGGTTGTGGATGCACGGGCAACAGGCTATTAG
- a CDS encoding Calvin cycle protein CP12, which produces MSDIHAQIQAEREVARAICDQKGEADPECAVAWDTVEELQAEAAHQREMAKPKSSLEQYCDANPDAVECRVYDD; this is translated from the coding sequence ATGAGCGATATACACGCCCAAATCCAAGCCGAACGGGAGGTCGCCCGTGCCATCTGCGACCAAAAGGGAGAGGCTGACCCCGAATGTGCCGTGGCTTGGGACACGGTGGAGGAACTGCAAGCGGAAGCCGCCCACCAAAGGGAAATGGCAAAACCCAAAAGCTCCCTGGAGCAATACTGTGATGCCAACCCGGATGCCGTCGAATGCCGGGTTTACGATGACTAA
- a CDS encoding ferritin-like domain-containing protein yields MRLGSPAHRDLFCRSLLETHQNYDPDTFPWPELDGKTLDFLRGIPFWQEALATEKRAGIMARAFAEEIDDPLIRQAVALQGEEEARHGRLLTCLVQRYEIPVNLDPDYTPPRNLRQAFVDFGFSECLDSFFAFGFFRIAQRSGFFPEVLFTLFDPIIEEEARHIVFFVNWLAYEQSRRGWGVAPYRAVNTLWNYGKALSHLVGSFQGAATTGSGFTAAGALVFAPDLTLRSFLATCVAENAYRMRAFDPALLQPRLLPRLSQTLLRVLQWLPQKQTQVSPA; encoded by the coding sequence ATGCGCTTGGGAAGTCCTGCCCATCGGGATTTGTTCTGTCGCAGTTTATTAGAAACGCATCAAAACTATGACCCGGACACCTTCCCTTGGCCGGAGTTGGACGGGAAAACCCTGGATTTTTTGCGGGGGATTCCCTTTTGGCAGGAGGCGTTGGCGACGGAAAAACGGGCGGGGATCATGGCACGGGCGTTTGCTGAGGAAATTGACGACCCCCTGATCCGCCAAGCGGTGGCACTGCAAGGGGAGGAGGAAGCCCGACATGGGCGGTTGCTGACTTGTTTGGTGCAACGGTATGAGATTCCCGTGAACCTTGACCCGGACTATACCCCGCCCCGGAACTTGCGCCAGGCGTTTGTGGATTTTGGGTTTAGCGAATGTTTGGATTCGTTTTTTGCCTTCGGGTTTTTCCGCATTGCCCAGCGGTCGGGGTTTTTTCCGGAGGTGCTGTTTACTTTGTTTGACCCGATTATTGAGGAAGAAGCCCGCCATATCGTGTTTTTTGTGAATTGGCTGGCTTACGAACAAAGTCGTCGGGGTTGGGGGGTGGCTCCCTACCGGGCGGTAAATACCCTGTGGAACTACGGCAAAGCCCTGAGCCATCTGGTGGGTTCCTTTCAGGGGGCGGCGACCACGGGGAGTGGCTTTACGGCGGCGGGGGCGTTGGTGTTTGCCCCGGATTTGACCCTGCGGAGCTTTTTGGCGACCTGCGTGGCGGAAAATGCCTACCGGATGCGCGCCTTTGACCCGGCATTGCTCCAACCCCGGCTACTCCCGCGCCTGTCTCAAACCCTCCTGCGGGTGCTGCAATGGTTGCCCCAGAAACAAACCCAAGTCTCCCCCGCCTGA
- the gatA gene encoding Asp-tRNA(Asn)/Glu-tRNA(Gln) amidotransferase subunit GatA — MSVIQHLQQQLRRGETTSVALVEQYLERIRQREPQVRGYLTVTAEQALAQAQALDARRAQGEDLGWLMGIPIALKDNLCTQGIPTTCASRILENYQPPYNATVVERLTQAGAVVLGKTNLDEFAMGSSTEHSAYQITTNPWDTSRVPGGSSGGSGAVVAAQECVAALGSDTGGSIRLPASFCGVVGLKPTYGRVSRYGLVAYASSLDQIGPLGTTVADVAIMLGRIAGHDPKDSTSIDTPVPDYLEALGHLPATQPLAGLNLGVIQETLGEGLDPEVAQAFDQAVQQLEQLGAKVIPISCPTFATGLAAYYILAPAEASANLARYDGVRYGLRVAADDLITMYGRTRGQGFGREVKRRIMLGTYTLSQGYYDAYYLQAQKVRTLIRRDFDQAFTQVQALLSPTAPVPAFAIGSKDNDPLSMYLTDLMTIPVNLAGLPALSVPCGFTATGLPIGLQVIGSVLQESLILQIAHAYEQSTPWHEQVPPLVRDGHG, encoded by the coding sequence ATGTCCGTGATTCAACACCTGCAACAGCAACTGCGCCGGGGCGAAACCACCAGTGTGGCGTTGGTGGAGCAGTACCTGGAACGGATTCGCCAGCGGGAACCCCAGGTGCGGGGCTATCTCACGGTGACGGCAGAACAGGCGCTCGCCCAAGCCCAAGCCCTGGATGCCCGGCGTGCCCAGGGGGAAGACCTGGGATGGTTGATGGGAATTCCCATTGCCCTGAAGGATAATCTTTGCACCCAAGGCATTCCCACCACCTGTGCCTCCCGAATCCTAGAGAATTATCAGCCTCCCTACAATGCTACGGTGGTCGAGCGGTTGACCCAAGCGGGGGCGGTGGTGCTGGGCAAAACCAACCTGGATGAATTTGCGATGGGCAGTTCCACCGAACATTCCGCCTACCAAATCACCACCAATCCCTGGGATACGAGCCGGGTGCCGGGGGGTTCCTCCGGGGGGTCGGGGGCGGTGGTGGCGGCGCAGGAATGTGTGGCGGCTTTGGGGTCGGACACGGGCGGCTCGATTCGGCTCCCGGCTTCCTTTTGCGGGGTGGTGGGGTTGAAACCTACCTATGGGCGGGTGTCCCGCTACGGTTTGGTCGCCTATGCCTCGTCCCTCGACCAGATTGGCCCTTTGGGAACCACGGTGGCAGATGTGGCGATTATGTTAGGCAGAATTGCAGGGCATGACCCCAAAGACAGCACCAGCATTGATACGCCCGTACCGGATTATTTAGAAGCGTTGGGGCACCTACCGGCGACCCAACCCTTGGCGGGGCTGAATTTGGGGGTGATCCAGGAAACCTTGGGGGAGGGCTTGGACCCGGAGGTGGCACAGGCGTTTGACCAGGCGGTACAGCAATTGGAACAACTGGGTGCCAAAGTGATTCCCATCTCCTGTCCCACCTTTGCCACGGGCTTGGCGGCGTATTACATCCTGGCACCGGCGGAGGCTTCGGCGAATCTGGCTCGGTACGACGGGGTGCGCTACGGACTGCGGGTGGCGGCGGATGATCTGATAACCATGTACGGCAGAACCCGGGGGCAGGGCTTTGGTCGGGAGGTGAAACGGCGCATCATGCTGGGCACCTACACGCTTTCCCAGGGGTACTACGATGCCTACTACCTGCAAGCCCAGAAGGTACGGACGTTGATCCGGCGGGATTTTGACCAGGCGTTTACCCAGGTGCAGGCGTTGTTGTCTCCCACAGCCCCCGTGCCCGCCTTTGCCATCGGTAGCAAGGACAACGACCCTTTGAGTATGTATCTCACGGACTTGATGACCATTCCCGTGAATTTGGCGGGTCTGCCTGCCCTGAGTGTGCCCTGCGGGTTCACCGCCACCGGTTTGCCTATCGGGTTACAGGTGATTGGCTCGGTGTTGCAGGAGTCGTTAATTTTGCAAATTGCCCATGCCTACGAACAAAGTACCCCCTGGCATGAGCAGGTGCCCCCCTTGGTACGGGATGGACATGGATAA
- a CDS encoding histidine phosphatase family protein produces MRTIWIVRHMHRQDTGNPHWRTQATYPDDPDLSPQGHAQAQRLGQFFADHPLDHIFSSPFLRAISTAWPVAQRQQLPIKLEDGLGEFLNIEAFPTPPQRHDRTTIAQRFPLIDPDYQSRLTPTFPEEDLAAIARASQVAAQLVQEFPGNLLMVGHGASVWGATWGILPDHPEIQCDLGAIIEIRQTPTGWELLRAGDTSYLRN; encoded by the coding sequence ATGCGTACCATCTGGATTGTCCGTCATATGCACCGGCAAGATACGGGCAACCCCCACTGGCGCACCCAGGCGACCTACCCGGACGACCCCGACCTGTCCCCCCAAGGGCACGCCCAAGCCCAACGGTTGGGGCAATTTTTTGCCGATCACCCCCTCGACCACATCTTTTCTTCCCCCTTTTTGCGGGCGATCAGCACCGCCTGGCCCGTCGCCCAACGACAGCAATTACCCATCAAACTCGAAGACGGCCTGGGAGAATTTCTCAACATTGAAGCCTTTCCCACTCCCCCGCAACGCCACGACCGCACCACCATCGCCCAGCGCTTTCCCCTGATTGACCCGGACTACCAATCCCGTTTGACCCCAACATTTCCTGAAGAGGATTTAGCGGCCATCGCCCGAGCGAGCCAAGTGGCGGCCCAATTGGTTCAGGAATTTCCAGGCAATCTATTGATGGTTGGACATGGGGCTTCTGTGTGGGGGGCAACCTGGGGTATCTTACCCGACCACCCGGAAATTCAGTGTGACCTGGGAGCAATCATTGAAATCCGCCAAACCCCGACCGGCTGGGAGTTACTGCGTGCCGGGGATACAAGTTATCTCAGAAATTAG
- a CDS encoding DUF1825 family protein yields MSFFESEIVQSEAKQIFSDYQNLIQLGSRYGKFDREGKRLYIEQMETLLERYRIFMKRVELSEDFVAQMTMKQLETFLGQFGLTPHQMFDQMEQTLERMKRELES; encoded by the coding sequence ATGAGTTTTTTTGAGTCGGAGATTGTCCAGTCTGAAGCCAAGCAAATTTTTAGCGACTATCAGAACCTGATCCAACTGGGGAGCCGCTACGGCAAGTTTGACCGGGAGGGAAAGCGGCTGTACATCGAACAGATGGAAACCCTGCTGGAGCGGTACCGGATATTTATGAAGCGGGTGGAGTTGTCGGAGGATTTTGTCGCCCAGATGACGATGAAGCAGTTGGAGACCTTTCTGGGGCAATTTGGTCTCACCCCCCATCAGATGTTTGACCAAATGGAGCAAACCCTGGAGCGGATGAAGCGAGAGCTTGAGTCATAG
- a CDS encoding chlorophyll a/b-binding protein gives MTQVPQPSKTPQLDEPKLGFNLYSERLNGRAAMVGFVVAIVIELVTGKGVLTWLGLIH, from the coding sequence ATGACTCAAGTCCCTCAACCCAGCAAAACCCCCCAATTGGATGAGCCAAAATTGGGTTTTAATCTCTACAGCGAACGCCTCAACGGACGAGCCGCTATGGTGGGCTTTGTGGTGGCAATTGTCATTGAATTGGTCACCGGCAAAGGGGTACTGACCTGGTTGGGCTTGATCCATTAG
- the prfC gene encoding peptide chain release factor 3: protein MTEVQPIVAEIQQAVQKRRNFAIISHPDAGKTTLTEKLLLYGGAIQEAGAVRARRNQRHATSDWMELEKQRGISITSTVLLFEYDGFTINLLDTPGHQDFSEDTYRTLAAADNAVMLIDVAKGLEPQTRKLFEVCRLRRLPIFTFVNKLDRPGRPALELLDEIEQELGLTPCAINWPIGMGDQFQGVYDRQAHQIHLFQRGERGRKSAGELVIDQGDPQVEQYLDQYLYHQLKDDLELLDGVAPAFDISALQRGEMTPVFFGSAMTNFGVELFLRYFLKFAAPPGGHTSTQGVIPPDYPEFSGFVFKLQANMDPKHRDRVAFIRVCSGKFVKDMTVQHPRTGKTIRLSRPQKLFAQERESLEVAYPGDVIGLNNPGVFAIGDTVSTGGKFRFPGIPSFSPELFAYLKNPNPAKSKSFQKGVTELTEEGAVQILYSTDESRRDPIVAAVGQLQFEVVQFRLQNEYGVETILEPLPYSLARWVVGGWSALERVGRLFNTVVVKDGQERPVLLFKNTWNLQQVQEDHPDLELSPVSPLD, encoded by the coding sequence ATGACCGAAGTTCAGCCCATCGTGGCGGAAATCCAGCAGGCGGTACAAAAACGGCGGAATTTTGCCATCATCTCCCACCCGGATGCGGGGAAAACCACCCTCACGGAAAAACTCCTGCTCTACGGGGGGGCGATTCAAGAGGCAGGGGCAGTGCGGGCACGCCGGAACCAACGCCATGCCACCTCGGATTGGATGGAATTGGAAAAACAACGGGGGATTTCGATTACCTCGACCGTATTACTATTTGAGTATGATGGCTTTACAATCAATTTACTCGATACACCGGGTCACCAGGATTTTAGCGAGGATACCTATCGCACCCTGGCGGCGGCGGACAATGCGGTGATGTTGATTGATGTGGCGAAGGGGTTGGAACCCCAGACCCGCAAGTTGTTTGAGGTGTGCCGTCTGCGGCGGTTGCCGATTTTTACGTTTGTGAATAAGTTAGACCGTCCGGGGCGACCAGCTCTGGAACTTTTGGATGAAATTGAGCAGGAATTGGGGTTAACGCCCTGTGCGATCAATTGGCCGATTGGCATGGGGGATCAATTTCAGGGGGTTTATGACCGGCAGGCGCATCAAATTCATCTGTTTCAGCGGGGGGAACGGGGGCGAAAATCCGCAGGCGAATTAGTGATTGACCAGGGCGATCCCCAGGTGGAACAATACCTGGATCAATATCTTTATCATCAACTTAAGGATGATTTGGAATTGCTGGATGGGGTAGCACCCGCTTTTGATATTTCTGCCTTACAGCGGGGGGAAATGACCCCGGTTTTTTTTGGCAGTGCCATGACCAATTTTGGGGTGGAATTATTCCTGCGTTATTTCCTCAAATTTGCCGCTCCACCGGGGGGGCATACCAGCACCCAAGGGGTGATTCCGCCCGATTACCCGGAGTTCAGTGGATTTGTCTTTAAGTTGCAGGCGAATATGGACCCCAAACATCGGGATCGGGTGGCGTTTATTCGGGTGTGTTCGGGGAAATTTGTCAAAGATATGACGGTACAGCATCCCAGGACGGGGAAAACCATCCGTTTAAGCCGCCCCCAAAAACTGTTTGCCCAGGAGCGGGAATCCCTAGAGGTTGCCTATCCGGGGGATGTGATTGGGTTAAATAATCCGGGGGTGTTTGCCATTGGGGATACGGTTTCCACCGGGGGTAAATTTCGGTTTCCGGGGATTCCTAGCTTTTCACCCGAGCTATTTGCCTACCTAAAAAATCCCAATCCCGCTAAGTCGAAATCTTTTCAAAAAGGGGTGACAGAATTAACGGAAGAAGGGGCGGTACAAATTCTTTATTCTACGGATGAAAGTCGCCGTGACCCGATTGTTGCCGCCGTGGGACAATTGCAGTTTGAAGTGGTGCAATTTCGCCTGCAAAACGAGTATGGGGTGGAAACGATTTTGGAACCATTGCCTTACAGTTTGGCTCGCTGGGTGGTGGGGGGTTGGTCAGCGTTGGAACGGGTGGGACGATTGTTTAATACGGTGGTGGTCAAAGATGGGCAGGAGCGTCCGGTTTTATTATTCAAAAATACGTGGAATTTGCAACAGGTGCAGGAAGACCATCCCGATTTGGAACTGAGTCCCGTATCGCCTTTGGATTAG